Within Flavobacterium pisciphilum, the genomic segment GATGTCGTTTAGTTGGTAAACGGCTTTGTACATTAACTTAATTTGTTCTTCTTCCTCATAGTTGTAATCAACTTCCTTTATAAAATGTTGGTGATTTTCAAACTCCACAGTTGCTATCGAACGTTTTGTTTTTCGATATAGTGTAATAGCGGTGTTTAGCGCGACTCGATAGGTCCAAGTAGAAAATTTGCTATCGCCTCTAAATTTTGGATATGCTTTCCATAACTGAATCGTAATTTCCTGAAACAAATCTTTGTGAGCATCTTGGTTAGCAGTATATAATCTACAAATTTTGTGGATTATATTCTGGTTTGCCTGCAATTGCACAACAAATGAATGTTCTAAATTATCGCTCATATTACATTAGTGTCGACAACACCGATTTTGTTACAAGTACTTCTTTTTATTTGTGATTTTTAGATCAATTTTTTTTAATAGAATTCCCTAGCCCTTTTTTAGTATAGATTTTTGTAAACCTGTAATGGAATTTCTTGACAAAAATAATTTTACTTTCATTAGTGCTACCTTATAAATTTATGTTTTTTAGTTTTATTTCTTAACAAATGAGAAAAGAATTAAAGTAAAAATAACAATTTAAATCTTTACAGATTCTTATAAATTGTAAGAATAGTTATAATTTTACTTTTTAATAGGTTTGTAATTAAGTGACGAATAGTGATATATGCAAATTATAAGGACTGTGATTATAATTTGCTTAATTTATTTTGGTAGTGGTGCATTTACTTTTGTTTGTTGATTTTTGAAGAAAGCATATTGTTTACCTTAAATAGAGCCTCTAACTATTTTCTAATTGCGAAACACATTTGAATATTTGCCATATAAATAAAAATGATGTTAAAAAAAATTTCTGATATCTATCCTAAGCTTGGAGATGTTATGCTTAATTACAAAGAGTTCTGGTCAGAAATGGATTTCCCTCCTAAACAAACGGTATTGAAAGAAGGAGATATCTCTACTATGTTATATTTTGTCTTAAAAGGAAGTATGCGGCTTTCTAATAACAATAATGGTGATGAAATAACGATTCAATTCTTTTTTGAAAATGATTTTGTCACTTCTTTTGAGAGTTTTTTTAAAGATACTCCCAGCTTTTTTAGTTTAGATACAATTGAACAATGTACTGTTTTAGCAATTAGGAAAGAACACTGGAAAATTATCATGGATGAGAATCCTTGTTTAAAAGATTCATTTTTTGATTTTACTTCAGATAGATTTATAAATTATATTCATCATTTTTTGTCTTATATAAAAGAGAAGCCAGAAGAGCGTTATAAAAATTTATTGAAAAATAAATCGCATATATTACAGCGTGTTCCTTTGCAATATATTGCTTCTTATTTAGGGATTACTACAGTGTCTTTGAGTCGAATTAGAGCAAGAAAGAATAAAAATAAATAGGAATAAGTCTATAAAATCAGTTTTTTTAGTAAGGTTTTAATTAACAATTGTTAATTTTTTAAAAGTTAATTAGAGTGAAATTTGCTCAAATCTAAAACCCCAAGAAATGGACAAAAAAATTATTTTATTTAATTTTAAGCCTATACTAGTAGGCAAATTAATCGACCAAAGAAAGCTTAATCAGTACACAAAATTTCTTTATCATCATTTTCAAAATCAACCTGTTTTTTCACTTATTGGAGAAGAGGAAATAGCAACCAGTTTTGAGTTTATTTCCGATCAGGTTAATAAATATTCTATTTCTCCTGAAAATATTAGTCAAAGGCAGATTTTGATTTTTGAAGAAGTAGCGCAGTTTATTGAAAATGAAATGGATAGTGTATCCCATTTAGATTATCAATTTCCTGATAATCTTACCAATGAGTCAGGAGATTTATGTATTCCTAAAATTGGTGACCGTATGCAATGGTTTAAAGAAAAAATGAGCTATGTTTTTGATGAATTTTATTCTAAAACAGACGATGCTCCAGAAAACCTTGTACATGTTACATGTTCGGGTTATGCATCTCCAAGTGTTGCTCAAGAAGCAGTTGTTAAAAGAAAGTGGGAGACTGCCCAAGTAACGCATTCTTATCAAATGGGATGTTACGGTGCTTTTCCAGCAATTCGTACAGCAAGTAGTTTGATAAGTGGAAGTACTACCAATGGGAGAGTTGATGTTGTTCATACAGAATTATTGTCTGCCCATCTTAATCTAACTGAATTTTCTATTTCTAATACAATGATTTGTTCTCTTTTTGCAGATGGATTTATTGGGTATTCTTTACTTGAAGAAGAGTCTTTTATGAATGATGATAGCATAGAAGAGAAAGTAGGATTGCGTATTCTGGCTTCACATGAAGTGATTATACCCGATTCATTAGAAGATATGTCATGGGACTTGGGAGAGTTTAATTTCTTAATGACTCTGTCTAAACGTGTTCCTGTTTTTATTCGTAAAAATATAAAGTCGTTTTTGTCAACGCTTTGTGAAAAGGCTGGAGTAAATCTAGAAGAAGAAAAGTACAATATGCATTTTGCAATTCACCCTGGAGGGCCGAAAATAATTGATTATATAGTTGATGAAATCGGAATTTTCAAAGAACAAGCTGGTTGGTCTTACGAAATATTGCACCGTCAAGGTAATATGTCATCAGCAACAGTGCCTCATATTTTTAATGAAATTATAAATGACCCAACAATAAAACAAGGAACCAAAATTGTGGCAATGGCTTTTGGGCCAGGGCTTACGGCAACGGCTTTGTTAGTTGAGAAAATATAATTTTATTATATGGAAAAAGAATACGATGTAATAATAGCAGGATGTGGCCCTACTGGAGCCACATTTGCTAATTATTTTGGTAAGCAAAATTTAAGAGTTTTGCTCTTTGATAAGGAGTCGGATATTATTGAATATCCTAGAGCGGTACATATTGACGAAGATGTAATAAGAATTTTTCAGGAATTGGGTTTGTATGAGGAAATGAAAAAAGATGCAATAAAACCTTTTGTAAATTATTCATTAGTTTCGAAAAAGGATAAATTACTTTTTCAATTTCAACCCAACTCTAGTATTTCTGAAGATATTCCTGATTGTAGTTGGATTTTGCAGCCTGAAATTGAAAAACATTTGAGGAATGGTTTTTTGCAATATCCAAACGTTACATTTTTAAAAGAAACAACTTGGAGGGATATGAATAAAAAAGAAGATTCTGTTTCTTTAGTATTAATGGATAGTCAAGAGCAATTAATAAAAGTAAAAGCTAAATTTCTTATTGCTTGCGATGGAGGTAAAAGTGCAATTCGAAAACAAATGAATATAGCTGTTCATGATTTCGGATTCAAGAAAGAATGGTTTGTTATTGATACAAATTATAATGGGGAAAATGTTTTTTCTGAAGACCATAAGCAATATTGTGATCCAGATCAACCTATGACTTATGTAAATGGGGTGAAAAACCATTTTAGATGGGAGTTTATGGTTTCTAAAAAGCATGCTGAATTTTCAGATGAAATGTTAGCAAAAACAATGATTCCCAAACTAGCTTCCCATTTTCCGATAGATGATTTTGAAATCATTAGAAAGAAAAAATATGTATTCCATACTTTAGTGGCAAAGGAATGGCGTTCAGGACCTGTTTTCTTGGCAGGAGATGCAGCACATCAGATGCCACCATTTTTGGGACAAGGGATGTGTTCTGGTATCAAAGATGCTAAAAATTTAGCATGGAAGATTGTTAGCGCTTGTACTAGTTTTAATGTAGCTACAAATGAATTGTTGGATTCTTACTATATGGAGCGTGCCCCGCAGGTAGAGAAAATAATTAAATTGGCTGCTATTCTGGGAGGGTTCATTCAATATTCTAATCCTATTTTGGCATCATTTAGGAATGGATTTTTAAAATTACTTAATATTTTACCCAATAAGCCTATTGATGCACTTATAGAAAAGCATCTTTATGGTTTAGAAGTGAAAAACTTTTCAAAATCCCAACATCCTTTGGTAGGTAAACGGATTCCTCAACCGCTTATCGTTTTAAAAAATAAAAGGAAAGTGTATTTTGATGAATTATGTGGATTTCATTGGGTAATATTATTTCGTTCAGATTGTAAAATCATTCCTTTTAATCCTTCTGGAACTTTAAAATACATTCCAGTTGTCGAAAATTTTTCAGAATCTTCAATGGGAATTAAATCGCAATTTTTTGCTAAATGGATGGTTGAGAATAAAGTAGATTTTGTTGTAATTAGGCCAGATAAGTTCATTTTTGATATTGGGAAGGCTAAAGATTATGATAAAGTTATTCGAAATATAGATTCATATATTAATAAAATTAGTGCTAATTAAAGAAAAAACACATGAATTATTTAATCATTTTTAACCATCCCTATAAAGGAAGTTATTGTAATGCTTTACTTAATGCAGTACAAGAGGGACTTAAAACAGCTCAACATTCTATGGATTTAATTCATCTTGATAATGAAGCGTTTAATCCGGTAATGACTGCCGAAGATTTAAAATCTTTTAGAGATAAAAAACCTAGCGATGCACAAGTTATTGCTTATCAGGAACGACTGGAAAAGGCAGATTATCTCGTTTTTATATTTCCAATATGGTGGGAACTGATGCCTGCTTTAATGAAAGGTTTTATTGATAAAGTTATTTTTCCAGGTTTGGCTTATGATTATTCAAATGAAAAGAACACAAGGATGAAACCTTTGTTGAATAATGTAAAAGGAGTTACTGTAATTACAACAATGAATACCCCGAGATACATCTATAAATGGATTTTTGGCAATGCAATTCAAAAAGCATTTATTAGAGGAATATTTTGGAAATTAGGGTATAAAAATAGAAAATGGATTAGTTATAATAGAGTGAAAATGGTGAGCCAAAATAAGCGTGAAAATTGGTTGGAAGAACTAGAAAGAAAATTTTCAAGATTATAATTAAAATTATTTAAAAGAGCTATTTGTTAATCTATAGCTCTTTCTTTTTGTAGTAATTGACCATTAAATCAACAAATTTACTATAACTTTCCATGCCATCTTTTTGTTGATTCATTTTTAGGAAGTTATCATAAAAAATATGAAAACCAGTCTCAATAAAAGTCTCATATTGCTTCCAGAAATCTTGGCTTTCTTTGTAGTTTTTTAGAATTCCAGGATGAACTGTTTTTATTATTTGGTTAAATAATTTTTCATCTTTTACTTGTAGAATCCCTAAACAATAGCGCAAGGCTAAGCTGTAACCAGAATATTGAATGTATAAATCGTCATTTTTTACTGAAGCTAAAAATCCTATAAAATTACATTCATTCTCACTAGCATAGCCCATTTGATGTGCCATTTCATGATTTGTAGTCATAGGAAAACTGTACATTGGACCAAGATCATTTACTTGAGCTTCATTGGTAAATGGATTTAAATAACCACCAAATCCCATATAGGTGAGAGGTAGGCTAAAAAGTGATTTTTTTACACTTGAATGAGAGTAGGTAAAATAAGGGTGGTCAGTTGCGAGATTGTTGTAGCCGTTTAAATTGATTTTAAAAACCTGTTCTTGTGAATAAGGAAAAACAACTTTAAGACTATCGTTTTTAGTTATTAGAGAATGAATAGAATTTGTTTTAGTGATTAATTTTTTTGTGAAATCTAATAAATCAGCATCAGTGTAGTCTTTTTGAATTTTCATTTTTTCAAATAAGGGCACTCGATAGTAATTAAAAGCCCATAGGAAGTGAAATAAAAAATAGAAAATGGAGAGATAGCTTAAAGCGGTCAAGAGATTATCTTTCCATGATAATTTCCATGATTTTCGGCTGATCCAAATCCATTTTAAAAATAATACAATCAAGGCAAAATAAATACAATCGCCTATAGAAAAAGGAATCCAACCAAGTGTAATTCTTGAAAAAGAAGCAATTTTTAAATACAATCCAGTGCTGTAGTATTTTTCAATGAATTCAGGAAAAAAGGGAATGATCTTTAATAGGATGATTTGTAACAGTAAAAATAAGGGAAGGATGTATTTTGATTTCACAGTATAAATTTTGGATACGTAAATATAAATACAATATCAATTGTATCGAAAAAGAATTTAAACTTTGTAACTTTGAAGTTGGAAAATGTTAAACATCAAACAAAACATAATGAGTCAAGAAATAAGAAATTTAGAACCAAAAGCGCTTTGGAATAAGTTTGCTGATTTGAATGCAGTACCACGTCCATCTAAAAAAGAAGAGCGTGTTATTGAGTTCATGAAAAACTTTGGTACTAGTTTAGGATTAGAAACTTTTGAGGATGAAATTCGTAATGTAATTATTCGTAAACCAGCTACTCCAGGAATGGAAAATCGTAAGGCAATTGTTTTACAAGGACACTTGGATATGGTGCATCAAAAAAATGCAGATACGGTTTTTGATTTTGATACACAGGGAATTGACATGTATGTTGATGGGGATTGGGTTCGTGCTAAAGGAACTACACTTGGTGCAGATAATGGACTTGGAGTTGCAACAATAATGGCAATTTTAGAAAGTAAAGATATTCCGCATCCAGCAATTGAAGCTTTGTTTACAATCGACGAAGAAACTGGAATGACAGGAGCTTTAAATCTAAAAGGAGGAATCCTTCAAGGTCAAATTTTATTGAATTTGGATACTGAAGAAGATGACGAAATTGATATAGGTTGTGCAGGAGGAATTGATGTAACAGCTACAAGAACTTATAATGAAGAAGATGTTCCAGAAGGTTCTGTTGGGCATATTATCACTGTAAAAGGTCTTAAAGGAGGTCATTCAGGAATGGATATTCATAAAGGTTTGGGTAATGCCAATAAAATTATGAATCGTTTGTTGTTTGATGCTTTCGAAAATTTCGGATTGCAAGTGGTTGAGATCAACGGAGGAAGTTTGCGTAATGCAATTCCAAGAGAAAGTGTTGCGAAAGTAATCATTTCAGAAATGTTTGATGAAGCTTACATTTTTGATATGCAAGAAATCATCAATGATATTAAAACAGAATATAAAACTACTGAACCAAATCTTACAATAGAAATCGTAAAATGCGATTTACCTAATAAAGTAATGGATTTAGGAGTTCAAGAAGGTATTATTCGTGCTATTTATGCTGCTCATAATGGGGTTTACAGAATGAGTGCAGATATGGCAGACTTAGTTGAAACTTCAAATAATATTGCTCGTGTAATAGTAAAAGATGGTGAAATTAAGATTGGATGTTTAACACGTTCTTCTGTAGAAACTTCTAAATTTGATTTGGCTAACTCATTGCGTTCAGCATTTGAACTAGTTGGTTGTGAAGTGGAGCTTTCAGGAAGTTACCCAGGTTGGACTCCAAATGTAAACTCTGAAATATTAGATGTTTTAGTTGGTATTTACGAAAAACAAAATAACGAAAAGCCTAAAGTTGTGGCTTGTCACGCTGGTTTAGAATGCGGAATTTTAGGAACTAATTATCCAGATATGGATATGATTTCTTTTGGACCAACAATTCATGGAGCACATTCACCAGATGAAAGAGCAAGTATTTCTTCAGCCCAAAAATATTGGAAGTTTGTTTTAGAAATTCTAGAGAACATTCCAGTTAAATAATTTTTAGTCTAGTATACAGTCACAGTAATCAGTTATAAGCTGAAAACTGTGACTGTGACTAAAAATTAAATTTAGTCTCTTTTAGGACTATTTTTCTTTTCTCTCTTTTCCTCTTTCTTTTCTTTTGCAGTTTTAAGAGGTTCCTTTTTTTGCGTTTTCTTCGCGTCTTGACTCTTTGCCATGTATGGTTTTGTTAAGTTAATTTCTTTTTATATAAAAGTAAATATAGTGACTATTTTTATATGATTACTCTTAAAAAAGCTCTTTTTAAATATGTTGCTAAATAGGGTTCTTATTTAGGAGTTTGTCTATATACTTCTACTGAATCTTTAGCCAGTCGAATTTTAAGCCATGACTTTAATTTAGTATTCATCTCTTTGTCTAACTCTTTTTTGCTCTGGTATAAAACAACAGGTATTATCTTGGTATTTTGCGCGTTTTTATAAGAGTAGTTTCCAATAACTAGCGATGATATATATGGAAAAAGTACTTTCGACTCGTCTGTAATTTGCTCATTGTTAAATTGGTATTCAGCTAGTTGTTCTCGTAAGCTATTAATCATAATGTCTTTTTTATCCACTAGATCTTTACTAGAATTCATTTTGTTGAGGATGTCTCGACTTAAATTAAAAGTGTCTTGCTGAATTAATAGCTGTGTATTAGGTAAGTTATAGTCAATCAGTTTTTTGTTCAAATTGCTGATTTCCTCGTTGTTGAATTTTTTAGATAAAAAAGCAAGCTCTATTTTTTTAGGATTGCTATTGTATTCTACCTTTTTGTATATTATTGGGTAATTATGATCTGTAAATTCATTTTTGATAAAAACCTCTGTCTTTAAACGGTAGCTCTTTTCAACAAATAATTGGTATGCAAAATAGATGCTAGGTAAAATCATGAACATGATAAGTATAGTAATGCCGTATTTTACTTGTTTCTCACGTTTTAAATCCAGTTGTTGGGTAATAGGGTATTTCAGGAATTTTACGATTACAAAAGTTGCAATGCAAATAAACACACAGTTTATAGCGTATAAGTACATAGCGCCTAAAAAGTAGCCAATATTTCCTAAAGCTAAACTATAGCCAGCAGTACATAGCGGAGGCATTAAAGCTGTTGCTATTGCTACACCTGGAATTGGATTTCCTTTCTCAACTCTTGTTACCGCAATTACGCCAACTAAGCCACCAAAAAAGGCAATTAAGATATCGTATATGTTAGGAGATGTTCGAGCCAAAAGCTCAGATTGTGCCTCTTTAAAAGGGCTTGCGTAAAAATATAAAGTAGAGATTGCTAGACTTACAAATGTAGCAATCAGAAGATTTTTAATAGATTTTTTTACTAATTCAAAGTCATACATTCCAAGTCCAAAACCGGCCCCAACAATTGGTCCCATTAAAGGTGAAATCAACATGGCACCAATTATTACAGCTGTAGAGTTTACATTTAAGCCAACAGATGCAATAAGTATTGCACAAGCTAATATCCATAAATTAGAACCTCTAAAAGAGATGCTGCTGGTGATATTCTCAATTACTTTGTTTTTATTCTCTTCTCCTTTTTGAAGGTCTATGAAGTTTAGGACTTTGTTTATTTCTTTTTTCATAAGGAAAGGAGTTTGTTGAATGTTAAATTACAAATTTTATATTAGAATACTTGTAAAAGATAGTTGCGTTGTTTCAAAAAAAAATCCTCAGCTACTTTGGGTAGTGAGGATTGATTTTTATTGTTTTAAAGTAACTAATTACGTTTAAGTATTTTATATTGCTCATAACAACCGCTTATGGCGTCCATTATTTGTAAATCATTTGCACTTTGTATAAAAGAATCAGAATAGTTGCAACGTTTTAAAATCTCAGGGATCTCATCTTTGCTTATTCCAAGTAATACAGCTACGGTTTCTCTATCAAATTTTGATTCTAATAGATTACGAACAGTATCGTCTTTTTTCATTTCCTTGAGCTTTCTTAATTCCTTGGGGTTTTTTCCAAAAAAATTATAGAGGACATCCGTTGGGTTAAAGATTGATCCTAGTACTTTACCAAATGCATTAGGAGAGTATTCTCCTGCTTCATATCCTTGGGTTAATCCCGAAATACTATAACGGTAGTTTTCTTTTGCAGGAATCAATTTAGAATCAACTTCTAGGTACCCAGTTAAGTTAAAAGGGCGTATGATAACTTCTTCAAGAGCAATTGCTTTTTCAGTAAGCTGAATTTTCGTGACTTTATTTTTTAGCCAGTCATTAGTAACACGAATTCTCAAGGATTGAAATCCTAAAATAGAGAAGTGTAAAGTGTCATTTGGCTGAACGTCAATTTCAAAATATCCTTTTGCATCAGATGTAGCACCTCTTACTTTGTTAAGATTGATGATGTTTACGCTAGAAAGTGGGAGTTTTGTATTGTCGTTAACAATGTAACCAGATACGCGTTGAGCATGCTCAGTCTCTTGGGAAAACGCGGTCGTGGATAGTACTAAAAAAAAGAAGACTACAAAATATTTCATAAACTGATTTAAAACTCTAAAAGTAGTAATCAAGATTGAATATTTTGTAGTCTTCTAGTATAATTATAAGAAAATTAACAAAGAGAATTAATCTCTTCTTGGTCTTCTTGGTCTTGATGAATCACCAAAGCTTTCAGAGCGTCTAGGAGCTCTATCTGAACCACCTTCGTTTCTTGGAGCTGAGCTTCTGAAACCACCTTCTCTTGGAGCAGAGTTTCTGTCGCTTCTAAAGCCACCTTCTCTTGGAGCAGAGTTTCTATCGCTTCTAAATCCTCCTCCAGAACCTTCTCTTCTTGGACCAGAACTTCTTCCGCCACCGAAACCACCACCAGAATTTCTTCCGTTATGGTCACGTCTTCCACCACCGTCATTTTTAGAAATTTCAACATTAATTCTACGTCCTTCTAATTGAACGTTGTTTAATACTTCCATTACTTTGTCAGTGTGCTCAGGGTCAGTGTTAAAGAAAGAGAAACCTTCTTTTACGTCTACTTTGAAAACGTCATCACGACCTAAGTCTAATGTTTCTTTCAAGTAGTCTTTTAATGACATCCAATCAAAATTGTCTCTTGATCCAATGTTAACAAAGTATCTAGTTGCACCACCATTGTTATTTGGTCTTGCGCTACCGTCTCTGTCATCACGTCTGTCAGATCCAGATGATTGATTAGAGATATCTCTGTTCTTTTTGTAATAAGCAATAAAACGGTTAAATTCAACAGAAACCATTTTCTTGATTAATTCTTCTTTCGTAAGACCTTCTAAAACATTGTTAATAGCTGGAAGGTAGTTGTCAATTTCGTGATCAACTTCAGTATCTTTAATCTTGTTTGCTAAGTGCAATAATTGAATTTCGCAAATTTCGATTCCAGAAGGAATTGTTTTCTCTTCAAATTTTTGTTTGATGATTCTTTCAATTGAAGAAATTTTACGTAATTCACTTTTAGTAACAATTACGATAGAAGTTCCTAATTTTCCAGCTCTACCAGTACGACCAGAACGGTGATTGTAAGTTTCAATCTCGTCAGGTAATTGGTAATTTACAACGTGAGTAACATTGTCAACATCAATACCACGTGCAGCAACGTCAGTAGCAACTAGCATCTGAATTTGTCTTCCACGGAAAGATTTCATTACACCATCACGTTGTGCTTGAGATAAATCTCCGTGCAACGCAGCAGCGCTATATCCATCTTCAATTAATTTTTCGGCAACAGCCTGAGTATCTCTCTTAGTACGACAGAAAACTACAGAGAAAATGTCTGGATTAGCATCAGCTAAACGTTTCAAAGCCTCGTAACGATCACGTGCATTTACTAAGTAAAATTCGTGAGATACAGTTGAAGAACCTGAGTTTTTAGCTCCAACAGTAATTTCTAATGGTTCGTGCATGAATTGTTTTGCAATTCTAGCAACTTCTTGTGGCATAGTTGCAGAGAACAACCATGTGCTTTTTTCGTCTGGAGATGTAGATAAGATGTTTACGATATCTTCGTAGAATCCCATGTTTAACATTTCGTCAGCCTCATCAAGAATACAATAGTTGATTTGAGAAATGTTTACCAATCCTCTGTTTATCATATCTTGCATTCTACCTGGAGTAGCCACAATAATTTGTGCTCCTCTTTTTATGTCTCTAGCTTGTTCTGTAATACTTGCACCACCGTAAACTGCTACTACATTAATACCTTTTTCGTATTTAGAGTAGTTTTTAATTTCGTTAGTAATTTGCAAACAAAGCTCGCGGGTTGGAGATAAAATTAATGCTTGTGTATTTCTATTGTTGGCATCAATTTTCTGAATTAGCGGAAAACCAAAAGCTGCCGTTTTCCCTGTCCCTGTCTGAGCCAACGCAACCATATCTGTGTCTTTTTCCAATAATAGGGGAATCGCTTTCTCCTGTACTTCGGTCGGATTTTCAAATCCTAGATCTAAAATCGCCTTCAGTAACGATTCACTCAATCCTAATTGTTCAAATTTATTCATATGTATTTTTAAAATAGGGTGCAAAATTACTGTTAATTATTCAGATAAACTAATGCTATTTTAAGAATTGTATATTTATTATGATTTGATTATCAAACGGTTATGTTTGTGATTAAGTATTGTCTAATCATTTTTTTAGAAATTGTAGCAAAAAAGCGTCTTGAAATTTAAAATTTATGCTATAAAATGTTGCATTTTAAACAATTATTAAATTATGTTCAGAAAATCAATAAGTTGTTGTGTTGCTTTTCCGCGATGGCTAATTTCATTTTTGATGGTTAGAGGCAATTCAGCAAAAGTTTCTTCGTATCCTTCAGGTTGAAAAATCGGGTCATAGCCAAAGCCCTGACTTCCTTTTTTGCCCAAAGTAATGCTTCCATTGGCAATTCCTGTAAACAAATGTTGCTTTCCATTAAGGTTCAACGCAATTACAGTTTTAAAATTTGCATTTCGATTAGGAGCGTCAGTTAAGGCATCCAAAACCTTATTCATATTATCATCAGAGTTGCGTTGTTCACCAGCATATCTAGCCGAATAAACTCCCGGTTCTCCATTTAAAGCATTTATTTCAAGTCCCGTATCGTCAGCAAAACAATCGTAACCATATTTTTTAGTTACATAATCAGCTTTAAGAATAGCATTTCCTTCAATAGTATCTGCGGTTTCAGGAATATCTTCATGACAACCAATATCCTCTAGACTTAATATTTTGATGCTACCATTAAGTATGCTTTGTATTTCTAAAATTTTATTTTTATTGTTTGAAGCAAAAACGAGATTCATATATAATAGGTGTATAATTTAAAAAGAGGTTTATACAAAGTTACAATGTTTTCATGAAATTTTGAGCCTGTAGTATTTTTTATAGAGCTTTTTCTGCTGTTCACTTTATCTTTTAATAAAAGAATGTCATTCCTTCTAATCGCTATCAGAACAAGGCTAAAAAAGTAGGAGCTAGTAGCAACATAGATAAGTACTCTAGTGTTGTTGAGCTGATTTAGATTCGCTTCTGTAAAAAATCTTGTGTATGAAATGTAATTAGAGTATGTTTGAATTAATGATTTATCAACCCAACAAAAAAGATATGATTAAGAAAATAACACAAATTTTATCTGCTATTGCTATTGTACTGTTAGTAGTAAGTTGTAAAAATACCAAACAAAA encodes:
- a CDS encoding non-canonical purine NTP diphosphatase, with the translated sequence MNLVFASNNKNKILEIQSILNGSIKILSLEDIGCHEDIPETADTIEGNAILKADYVTKKYGYDCFADDTGLEINALNGEPGVYSARYAGEQRNSDDNMNKVLDALTDAPNRNANFKTVIALNLNGKQHLFTGIANGSITLGKKGSQGFGYDPIFQPEGYEETFAELPLTIKNEISHRGKATQQLIDFLNII
- a CDS encoding carboxypeptidase-like regulatory domain-containing protein translates to MKYFVVFFFLVLSTTAFSQETEHAQRVSGYIVNDNTKLPLSSVNIINLNKVRGATSDAKGYFEIDVQPNDTLHFSILGFQSLRIRVTNDWLKNKVTKIQLTEKAIALEEVIIRPFNLTGYLEVDSKLIPAKENYRYSISGLTQGYEAGEYSPNAFGKVLGSIFNPTDVLYNFFGKNPKELRKLKEMKKDDTVRNLLESKFDRETVAVLLGISKDEIPEILKRCNYSDSFIQSANDLQIMDAISGCYEQYKILKRN
- a CDS encoding DEAD/DEAH box helicase; translated protein: MNKFEQLGLSESLLKAILDLGFENPTEVQEKAIPLLLEKDTDMVALAQTGTGKTAAFGFPLIQKIDANNRNTQALILSPTRELCLQITNEIKNYSKYEKGINVVAVYGGASITEQARDIKRGAQIIVATPGRMQDMINRGLVNISQINYCILDEADEMLNMGFYEDIVNILSTSPDEKSTWLFSATMPQEVARIAKQFMHEPLEITVGAKNSGSSTVSHEFYLVNARDRYEALKRLADANPDIFSVVFCRTKRDTQAVAEKLIEDGYSAAALHGDLSQAQRDGVMKSFRGRQIQMLVATDVAARGIDVDNVTHVVNYQLPDEIETYNHRSGRTGRAGKLGTSIVIVTKSELRKISSIERIIKQKFEEKTIPSGIEICEIQLLHLANKIKDTEVDHEIDNYLPAINNVLEGLTKEELIKKMVSVEFNRFIAYYKKNRDISNQSSGSDRRDDRDGSARPNNNGGATRYFVNIGSRDNFDWMSLKDYLKETLDLGRDDVFKVDVKEGFSFFNTDPEHTDKVMEVLNNVQLEGRRINVEISKNDGGGRRDHNGRNSGGGFGGGRSSGPRREGSGGGFRSDRNSAPREGGFRSDRNSAPREGGFRSSAPRNEGGSDRAPRRSESFGDSSRPRRPRRD
- a CDS encoding TIGR00341 family protein, translating into MKKEINKVLNFIDLQKGEENKNKVIENITSSISFRGSNLWILACAILIASVGLNVNSTAVIIGAMLISPLMGPIVGAGFGLGMYDFELVKKSIKNLLIATFVSLAISTLYFYASPFKEAQSELLARTSPNIYDILIAFFGGLVGVIAVTRVEKGNPIPGVAIATALMPPLCTAGYSLALGNIGYFLGAMYLYAINCVFICIATFVIVKFLKYPITQQLDLKREKQVKYGITILIMFMILPSIYFAYQLFVEKSYRLKTEVFIKNEFTDHNYPIIYKKVEYNSNPKKIELAFLSKKFNNEEISNLNKKLIDYNLPNTQLLIQQDTFNLSRDILNKMNSSKDLVDKKDIMINSLREQLAEYQFNNEQITDESKVLFPYISSLVIGNYSYKNAQNTKIIPVVLYQSKKELDKEMNTKLKSWLKIRLAKDSVEVYRQTPK